A stretch of Paracoccus sp. MA DNA encodes these proteins:
- a CDS encoding DUF1636 family protein encodes MPVTLTLPPGAEADALAEALRPLGPDIALRRASLRARDARPLLMALQAPGRGAYLFHDLRPGDAADVAATIRAYLAAPDGWIRDARPCGRLRFCLKLRIPAG; translated from the coding sequence ATGCCGGTCACGCTGACCCTGCCGCCGGGCGCCGAGGCCGATGCCTTGGCCGAGGCGCTGCGCCCGCTTGGCCCCGACATCGCCCTGCGCCGCGCCAGCTTGCGGGCGCGGGACGCCCGGCCTTTGCTGATGGCGCTGCAGGCGCCGGGGCGCGGCGCCTATCTGTTCCACGACCTGCGCCCGGGGGACGCCGCCGACGTGGCCGCGACGATCCGCGCCTATCTGGCGGCGCCGGACGGCTGGATCCGCGACGCCCGGCCCTGCGGCCGGCTGCGCTTCTGCCTGAAGCTGCGCATCCCGGCGGGCTGA
- the cobF gene encoding precorrin-6A synthase (deacetylating) has product MIELALIGIGTGSPGHLTREAIAAMADADLILIPSKGEDKADLAELRQALCRQVLASPPPLAVFDMPTRDVSEGYRQGVEAWHDAIAACWEQVIRAHGAIRPALLVWGDPSLYDSTLRIAERVACRLPLNLRVIPGITAIQALCAAHAMPLNAVAAPVLITTGRRIRDHGWPDGVDRLVVMLDGEYSFQSLDAQGLHIWWGAFLGMPQQILIAGPLPEVAGRILETRARARAEHGWIMDIYLLDRCRSR; this is encoded by the coding sequence ATGATCGAGCTTGCGCTGATCGGCATCGGCACCGGCAGCCCCGGCCACCTGACGCGCGAGGCCATCGCCGCCATGGCCGATGCCGACCTGATCCTGATCCCCTCGAAGGGCGAGGACAAGGCCGACCTGGCCGAGCTGCGCCAGGCGCTTTGCCGGCAAGTGCTGGCCAGCCCGCCGCCGCTGGCGGTGTTCGACATGCCCACGCGCGACGTGAGCGAGGGCTATCGCCAGGGCGTCGAGGCCTGGCACGACGCCATCGCCGCCTGCTGGGAACAGGTGATCCGCGCCCATGGCGCCATCCGCCCGGCGCTGCTGGTCTGGGGCGACCCCTCGCTTTACGACAGCACGCTGCGCATCGCGGAACGGGTGGCGTGCCGCCTGCCGCTGAACCTGCGGGTGATCCCCGGCATCACCGCCATCCAGGCGCTTTGCGCCGCCCATGCCATGCCGCTGAACGCGGTGGCCGCGCCGGTGCTGATCACCACCGGCCGCCGGATCCGCGATCATGGCTGGCCGGACGGGGTGGACCGGCTGGTCGTGATGCTGGACGGCGAATACTCGTTCCAAAGCCTCGACGCGCAGGGGCTGCATATCTGGTGGGGGGCGTTCCTGGGCATGCCCCAGCAGATCCTGATTGCGGGACCGCTGCCCGAGGTCGCCGGGCGCATCCTTGAGACCCGCGCCCGCGCGCGGGCGGAGCACGGCTGGATCATGGACATCTACCTGCTGGATCGATGCCGGTCACGCTGA
- a CDS encoding cobyrinate a,c-diamide synthase, producing MKGLVISAPASGSGKTTVTLGLIAALRARGLVVQPFKSGPDYIDPAFHRAAAGRESFNLDSWAMGRAQIAHLIGAADGADIALAEGSMGLFDGVARTGGCGNGASADIAALTGWPVLLVMDCKGQAQSAAAVALGFREMRRDVPLAGVVLNRVASPRHEVLMRQAFDQLSIPVLGVLPREAGIELPERHLGLVQAQEHAALEALLTAAGEAAARHLDLDAIIAAASGGIATEPFRPLPPPAERIALAQDEAFSFVYPHLIAGWRAAGATIMPFSPLADQAPDDSAGACWLPGGYPELHAGRLAAAGRFRDGLRRFAETRPVHGECGGYMAMGAGLVDAQGTRHQMAGLLGLETSYAQRRMHLGYRRAEPLAGLYRQPLAGHEFHYATILAQPDEPLARVADANGDAVPETGSRRGQATGSFFHLIGAAP from the coding sequence ATGAAGGGGCTGGTCATCAGCGCCCCCGCCTCGGGCAGCGGCAAGACCACGGTCACGCTGGGGCTGATCGCCGCCCTGCGGGCGCGCGGTCTGGTGGTGCAGCCCTTCAAAAGCGGGCCGGATTATATCGACCCGGCCTTTCACCGCGCGGCGGCCGGGCGGGAATCCTTCAACCTCGACAGCTGGGCCATGGGCCGGGCGCAGATCGCGCATCTGATCGGCGCGGCGGACGGCGCGGATATCGCGCTGGCCGAGGGCTCGATGGGCCTTTTCGACGGCGTGGCGCGGACGGGCGGCTGCGGCAACGGCGCCAGCGCCGACATCGCCGCGCTGACCGGCTGGCCGGTGCTGCTGGTCATGGACTGCAAGGGACAGGCGCAATCCGCCGCCGCCGTGGCGCTGGGATTCCGCGAGATGCGCCGCGACGTGCCTCTGGCCGGGGTGGTGCTGAACCGCGTCGCCTCGCCCCGGCACGAGGTGTTGATGCGGCAGGCTTTCGACCAGCTCTCGATCCCGGTGCTGGGCGTGCTGCCGCGCGAGGCCGGGATCGAGCTGCCCGAGCGGCATCTGGGGCTGGTGCAGGCCCAGGAACATGCCGCGCTGGAGGCCCTGCTGACGGCGGCGGGCGAGGCGGCGGCGCGGCATCTGGACCTTGACGCCATCATCGCGGCGGCTTCTGGCGGGATCGCGACCGAGCCGTTTCGCCCGCTGCCGCCCCCGGCCGAACGCATCGCGCTGGCGCAGGACGAAGCTTTTTCCTTTGTCTATCCGCATCTCATTGCCGGCTGGCGGGCGGCGGGGGCGACGATCATGCCCTTCTCGCCGCTGGCCGATCAGGCGCCGGACGACAGCGCCGGGGCCTGCTGGCTGCCCGGCGGCTATCCCGAACTGCACGCGGGCCGGCTGGCCGCGGCCGGTCGCTTCCGCGACGGGCTGCGGCGCTTTGCGGAAACGCGGCCGGTGCATGGCGAATGCGGCGGCTACATGGCGATGGGCGCCGGGCTGGTCGATGCCCAGGGCACACGGCACCAGATGGCCGGGCTGCTGGGGCTGGAGACCAGCTACGCGCAGCGCCGCATGCATCTGGGCTATCGCCGCGCCGAGCCGTTGGCCGGGCTTTATCGCCAGCCGCTGGCCGGGCACGAGTTCCACTATGCGACGATCCTTGCCCAGCCCGACGAACCGCTGGCCCGCGTCGCGGACGCCAATGGCGATGCGGTGCCCGAGACCGGCTCGCGGCGCGGCCAGGCCACCGGCAGCTTCTTCCACCTGATCGGAGCGGCGCCATGA
- the cobM gene encoding precorrin-4 C(11)-methyltransferase, giving the protein MTVHFIGAGPGAADLITLRGRDLIAASPVCLYAGSLVPQALLSHCPPGARIVNTAPMDLDQIIAEIAAAHQAGQDVARLHSGDLSVWSAMGEQLRRLRDLGIPYDVTPGVPSFAAAAAALGAELTLPGIAQSVVLTRTSGRASSMPEGETLANFAATGATLAIHLSVHVLDRVQAELLPHYGPDCPVAVVFRASWPDQRIHRATLATLDPAIGAGERTALILVGPALAAEGFEESRLYAGDYDRRFRPVGTAPRFPE; this is encoded by the coding sequence ATGACCGTCCATTTCATCGGCGCCGGCCCCGGCGCGGCCGACCTGATCACCCTGCGCGGCCGCGACCTGATCGCCGCCTCGCCGGTCTGCCTCTATGCCGGTTCGCTGGTGCCCCAGGCGCTGCTGAGCCATTGCCCGCCCGGTGCGCGGATCGTGAACACCGCGCCGATGGACCTGGACCAGATCATCGCCGAGATCGCCGCCGCGCATCAGGCCGGCCAAGACGTGGCGCGGCTGCATTCGGGCGACCTGTCGGTCTGGTCGGCCATGGGCGAGCAGTTGCGGCGGCTGCGCGACCTCGGCATCCCCTATGACGTGACCCCCGGCGTGCCGTCCTTTGCCGCCGCCGCCGCGGCGCTGGGGGCGGAACTGACCCTGCCGGGCATCGCGCAATCGGTGGTGCTGACCCGCACCTCGGGCCGCGCCTCCTCGATGCCCGAGGGCGAGACCTTGGCCAATTTCGCCGCCACCGGCGCGACGCTGGCCATCCACCTGTCGGTGCATGTGCTGGACCGCGTGCAGGCGGAACTGCTGCCGCATTACGGCCCCGACTGCCCGGTCGCGGTGGTGTTCCGCGCCAGCTGGCCCGACCAGCGCATCCACCGCGCCACGCTGGCCACGCTGGACCCCGCCATCGGCGCGGGCGAGCGCACGGCGCTGATCCTGGTCGGCCCGGCGCTGGCGGCCGAGGGCTTCGAGGAAAGCCGCCTCTATGCCGGCGATTACGACCGCCGCTTCCGCCCCGTGGGCACCGCGCCGCGGTTTCCCGAATGA
- a CDS encoding cobalamin biosynthesis protein produces the protein MRVAGIGFRRAASLASLADALARAGSADALATSPAKADAPVIRALAARTGLPLIAVEVAGIATPTRSPRILARLGTGSLAEAAALAALGPGARIVAPRVISQDGMATAAIAEGDPA, from the coding sequence ATGAGGGTCGCGGGCATCGGCTTTCGCCGGGCGGCAAGCCTCGCCTCGCTTGCCGACGCGCTGGCCCGCGCCGGTTCGGCGGATGCGCTGGCGACCAGCCCGGCCAAGGCGGATGCGCCGGTGATCCGGGCGCTGGCCGCCCGCACCGGCCTGCCGCTGATCGCCGTCGAGGTCGCCGGCATCGCCACCCCCACCCGATCGCCGCGCATCCTGGCGCGGCTCGGCACCGGCTCGCTGGCCGAGGCTGCCGCCTTGGCCGCCCTCGGCCCCGGCGCGCGCATCGTCGCGCCGCGCGTCATCTCGCAAGACGGCATGGCCACCGCCGCCATCGCAGAAGGAGACCCCGCATGA